A genomic window from Pecten maximus chromosome 4, xPecMax1.1, whole genome shotgun sequence includes:
- the LOC117326252 gene encoding uncharacterized protein LOC117326252, translated as MAATYGKTSDYDRMKRMMNVPRPFRKYVYCQIISGFLFIYLWYSFNGGLIPWFLRHNIPVLKMGPDINTLYFFPHTSDDGSKLKWSHGANTPNLLQRSLQVDVDMIEGDVMLKGQGTDSQTLIPVMGQPHTKDDNMPFEDWLTNITPTGKGIKIDIQSTDAVEITLQTLKKHKNKIRVPLWIHADIFKGPLGGEPPVDGTRFIKHVQRLFPQCTISLGWTSGTHTDLSLVSYTWKMVIDMYHLVHEHELEPPIVFSVRASMMHNSVPQIKWLTDNTRASLLVWNTPGDKVLTEDFMHLAFKFPPHNLYFDLQDKQLGEYVKENRHVSKDKVNPLVLQRETVIFKPEAWVKMGLHIEQHSILPSEEAIVLTTKTVYILTKNKYKPRGLIVLHGRVQFLNIKNKDAVERETGLNIYMRPTGYADFENIVGIRCFIGVDGFLQISGSNLKRVKDFKQTHRITPGTSNCFRFSVQDTGNEIVMRVNVLHNCETLESTRKDEEVHAEFKVPIPATVGIDQHPFILKLEDSNRYAVLDELHVKYNQ; from the exons ATGGCTGCCACCTACGGGAAAACGAGTGACTATGACCGAATGAAAAGAATGATGAATGTGCCTCGTCCATTTAGAAAATATGTCTATTGTCAGATTATAAGTGGATTTTTATTCATATACCTGTGGTACTCTTTCAATGGAG GGCTGATTCCATGGTTCCTTCGTCATAATATTCCAGTCCTGAAGATGGGACCTGACATAAATACTCTGTACTTCTTTCCTCACACATCTGATGACGGAAGCAAACTAAAGTGGTCTCATGGAGCAAACACGCCCAACCTCCTACAGCGATCTCTACAGG TTGATGTTGACATGATTGAGGGCGATGTGATGTTGAAGGGTCAAGGTACAGACAGCCAGACCCTTATTCCAGTGATGGGTCAGCCACACACTAAGGACGACAATATGCCATTTGAAGACTGGCTCACCAATATAACACCCACAGGAAAGGGTATTAAGATCGACATTCAGAGTACAGACGCTGTTGAAATCACTCTGCAGACCctcaaaaaacacaaaaacaag ATCCGTGTACCCCTATGGATCCATGCTGATATCTTCAAGGGCCCACTGGGAGGTGAACCACCAGTTGATGGTACGAGATTCATCAAACATGTCCAGCGTCTGTTCCCTCAATGTACCATCTCTCTGGGCTGGACATCGGGCACTCACACTGACCTCAGCCTGGTCAGTTACACATGGAAAATGGTGATTGACATGTACCACTTGGTACACGAGCACGAACTAGAACCGCCCATCGTGTTCTCAGTTCGGGCATCCATGATGCACAACTCGGTGCCGCAGataaaatggctgacagacaaTACCAGAGCTTCACTGCTGGTTTGGAATACCCCTGGAGATAAAGTTCTCACCGAGGACTTCATGCATCTTGCCTTCAAATTCCCACCCCATAATTTGTATTTTGACCTCCAGGACAAGCAATTGGGTGAATATGTGAAAGAAAACAGGCATGTTTCAAAGGACAAAGTCAATCCATTAGTACTTCAGAGAGAGACTGTCATCTTTAAACCAGAGGCGTGGGTGAAGATGGGCCTCCATATTGAACAGCACTCCATACTGCCAAGTGAAGAGGCAATTGTTCTCACAACAAAAACTGTATACATTCTAACTAAGAATAAATACAAACCCAGAGGCCTCATTGTTCTACATGGACGTGTCCAGTTTTTGAACATAAAGAACAAAGACGCAGTCGAAAGAGAAACTGGATTGAACATCTACATGCGACCTACAGGCTATGCCGATTTTGAAAACATTGTGGGTATTCGTTGTTTCATCGGGGTAGATGGGTTCTTACAGATATCAGGAAGTAATTTAAAACGGGTAAAAGACTTTAAACAGACACACAGGATAACTCCTGGTACATCCAATTGTTTTCGATTTAGCGTACAAGACACAGGTAACGAGATCGTGATGAGAGTAAATGTGCTGCACAATTGTGAAACACTTGAGAGCACGAGAAAAGACGAAGAGGTGCATGCCGAGTTTAAGGTCCCTATTCCAGCCACCGTTGGAATAGACCAACATCCATTTATCCTCAAGCTAGAAGACAGCAATAGATACGCAGTGCTGGATGAACTTCATGTGAAATATAATCAGTAG